A window of Prolixibacter sp. SD074 contains these coding sequences:
- a CDS encoding peptidoglycan bridge formation glycyltransferase FemA/FemB family protein yields MHIDIEPKYTEQIKPAAVPQQTAFWARVKENLGYETRAFDIKVPKSDIKINEPAANHTNPVTDDLLVVMQQVGADYQVAYIPYGPLLNPDEDFRGLYLEELSESIRPFLPSNTILIRYDLIWESPWAKDENRFNDRDDWLGPPEPHYQEMRINFNTQNWNLRKAPSDLLPSHTIFLDLSHNHDMLLQRMKPKTRYNIRLSKRKGVEVKEVSFGDLPVWYELYKQTAIRNGIVLDDINYFRTVLETEASNTASPADVHMLLAESGGIPLAGMFLVVTGKRATYLYGASSSQNRDKMATYALQWEAIKIARQKGCTEYDMFGVSPTPGPSHPMYGLYRFKTGFGGELYHRMGCWDYPLNEGQYKLFMMAERNSQGYHLR; encoded by the coding sequence ATGCACATTGACATTGAACCGAAATACACGGAGCAAATCAAACCCGCAGCTGTCCCACAGCAAACAGCTTTCTGGGCCAGGGTGAAAGAAAACCTGGGATACGAAACGCGCGCCTTCGACATCAAAGTCCCAAAATCAGACATAAAAATTAATGAACCCGCCGCAAACCACACAAACCCGGTAACCGACGATCTGCTGGTGGTTATGCAGCAGGTGGGAGCCGATTATCAGGTTGCCTACATTCCATATGGTCCGCTTCTCAATCCGGATGAGGATTTTCGCGGATTATACCTCGAAGAACTATCCGAAAGCATTCGTCCGTTTCTTCCGTCGAATACCATCCTAATCCGTTACGACTTGATTTGGGAATCGCCGTGGGCGAAAGACGAAAACCGGTTCAATGACCGGGATGACTGGTTGGGGCCTCCGGAACCACACTACCAGGAAATGCGCATCAACTTCAATACCCAAAACTGGAACCTGCGCAAGGCTCCTTCCGATTTGCTCCCCTCCCATACCATCTTTTTGGATTTGAGCCACAATCACGATATGTTGCTTCAGCGAATGAAACCCAAAACACGGTACAACATCCGCTTGTCGAAACGCAAAGGGGTCGAAGTAAAGGAGGTCAGCTTCGGTGATTTACCTGTATGGTACGAACTTTATAAACAAACCGCCATCCGTAACGGCATCGTACTCGACGATATCAATTATTTCCGCACCGTGCTGGAAACAGAGGCTTCCAATACCGCTTCGCCTGCCGATGTGCACATGCTTCTGGCCGAATCAGGGGGAATACCGTTAGCCGGAATGTTTCTGGTGGTAACCGGTAAACGAGCGACTTATCTGTACGGAGCATCCTCGTCACAGAACCGGGACAAGATGGCTACCTACGCGTTACAATGGGAAGCCATTAAAATTGCCCGTCAAAAAGGTTGCACCGAATACGACATGTTTGGTGTATCGCCCACTCCCGGACCATCGCATCCCATGTACGGACTTTACCGCTTTAAAACCGGATTTGGCGGGGAATTGTATCACCGGATGGGATGTTGGGATTACCCGTTAAACGAAGGGCAATACAAGTTATTTATGATGGCCGAGCGGAATAGCCAGGGATATCATCTTCGTTAA
- a CDS encoding aspartate/glutamate racemase family protein: MKTIGLFGGTGWVSTLEYYRYLNQGTNERLGGLSSARIFLHSVNFAELNELKKQGPREVYAYIKTNLLRLIDAGADFVILGANTLHLHADKLMTELPVPLLHIADATAEAINAKGFQKVGLLGTMLTMEKDFYKKRLSKHGIEVLVPEKEDREFIDHVIWHELEKEIFSATSKSRFLEIMNQLADKGAEGMILGCTEIPLLIHPEDTRLELFDTLKIHAEATVEFALKD, from the coding sequence GTGAAAACAATTGGACTATTCGGTGGAACCGGCTGGGTTTCCACCCTGGAATATTATCGTTACCTGAATCAAGGGACAAATGAGCGACTCGGTGGACTGAGTTCTGCACGCATTTTTCTGCACTCAGTCAATTTTGCCGAATTAAATGAACTAAAAAAACAAGGCCCACGGGAAGTGTATGCATACATCAAAACAAACCTGCTGAGACTTATTGATGCAGGAGCTGACTTTGTGATACTCGGCGCCAACACGCTGCACCTGCATGCTGATAAACTCATGACTGAGCTTCCGGTTCCCCTGCTCCACATCGCGGATGCTACAGCGGAAGCCATTAACGCAAAAGGTTTCCAGAAAGTCGGACTTTTAGGCACCATGCTAACGATGGAAAAGGATTTTTACAAAAAGCGCCTGTCCAAACATGGTATTGAAGTGCTGGTCCCGGAGAAAGAAGATCGTGAATTTATCGACCATGTCATCTGGCACGAACTCGAAAAAGAGATATTCAGCGCCACATCGAAAAGTCGTTTCCTGGAAATCATGAACCAACTGGCCGACAAAGGCGCTGAAGGAATGATTCTCGGATGCACCGAAATTCCATTACTCATCCATCCGGAAGATACCCGCCTGGAGCTATTTGACACACTGAAAATACATGCAGAAGCCACCGTGGAATTTGCCTTGAAAGATTAG